Proteins encoded in a region of the Ziziphus jujuba cultivar Dongzao chromosome 3, ASM3175591v1 genome:
- the LOC125423621 gene encoding putative calcium-transporting ATPase 13, plasma membrane-type has protein sequence MSPWILSKNLACIESLLQIPNSVSVQKKKWHSAFVTIYCSRALLSIYKKSVTKNPSIEIPLSSSYTVINVKPEIESFQIDQTSLVELLKEKNLAQLQQLGGIDGVVSALKTGAEQGISSDDEEVAARREAFGSNTYTKPPSRGFLSYVWEALQDLTIVILMVCAALSLGFGMKVHGAKEGWIDGVSIIIAIFLVIAVSAVSNFRQNRQFDKLSKVSNNIQIDVLRGGRRQKISIFEILVGDVICLKIGDQVPADGLFLEGHSLQIDESSMTGESDHVEINRGQNPFLFSGTKVVDGYGRMVVTSVGMNTTWGQMMSQLSRDSNEQTPLQARLNKLTSSIGKVGLAVAFIVLVVLFVRYFTGTTKDENGNQEFIGGKTKFDDILNSSVEFIAAAVTIVVVAIPEGLPLAVTLTLAYSMKRMMADKAMVRKLSACETMGSATTICTDKTGTLTMNQMKVTKFWLGKESTEQLGAYSSVAPYVIELFREGIALNTTGSVYRPSFGMEYEITGSPTEKAILSWAVEDLNMDMEEITRKCSILHVEAFNSQKKRSGVLLKRKIDGSVQVHWKGAAEMILAMCSSYYDASGIIKDLDDNQKSEFQQIIQGMAASSLRCIAFAHNRVQTQEVQDSDAPKSLKEEGLVLLGLVGIKDPCRPGVKRAVEDCQYAGVNVKMITGDNVFTAKAIATECGILRPGQDTKEAVIEGEKFRNYTEEERMEKVDKICVMARSSPFDKLLMVQCLKRKGHVVGVTGDGTNDAPALKEADIGLSMGIQGTEVAKESSDIVILDDNFASVATVLKWGRCVYNNIQKFIQFQLTVNVAALVINFVAAVSAGKVPLTAVQLLWVNLIMDTLGALALATERPTKELMDKPPVGRTAPLITNIMWRNLLPQALYQISVLLILQFKGKSIFGVDEKVKDTLIFNTFVLCQVFLINHLRSIRKTGDNHFFSINHLRSNSH, from the coding sequence ATGTCGCCTTGGATTTTGAGTAAAAATTTAGCATGCATTGAGTCGTTGCTTCAAATCCCAAACAGTGTCAGTGTACAGAAAAAGAAATGGCACTCTGCCTTTGTTACCATCTATTGTTCTAGAGCCCTGTTGTCCATTTACAAAAAATCTGTAACCAAAAATCCCAGTATCGAAATCCCACTTTCTTCTTCCTACACTGTCATTAATGTCAAACCAGAAATTGAGTCATTCCAAATCGATCAAACCAGCCTGGTTGAGCTTCTTAAGGAGAAGAATCTTGCTCAGCTTCAACAACTGGGAGGGATTGATGGTGTAGTTTCAGCTCTCAAAACTGGTGCAGAACAAGGTATTTCCAgtgatgatgaagaagttgcTGCTAGACGCGAAGCTTTTGGTTCAAACACATATACAAAACCACCTTCAAGAGGTTTTCTGTCTTATGTTTGGGAAGCCCTTCAAGACCTTACCATTGTCATCCTCATGGTATGCGCTGCACTTTCTCTTGGTTTCGGCATGAAAGTTCATGGAGCCAAAGAAGGTTGGATTGATGGTGTAAGCATAATTATAGCCATTTTTCTTGTCATTGCTGTTTCTGCAGTTAGTAATTTCAGGCAAAATAGACAGTTTGACAAATTGTCAAAAGTAAGCAACAATATACAAATTGATGTCTTAAGAGGTGGTCGGAGACAAAAGATTTCGATCTTCGAAATCTTAGTCGGTGATGTGATTTGCTTAAAGATTGGAGATCAAGTTCCAGCAGATGGTTTGTTCCTAGAAGGTCATTCTCTTCAAATTGATGAATCTAGCATGACAGGGGAGAGTGACCATGTTGAAATTAACCGTGGCCAAAATCCATTCTTGTTTTCTGGAACAAAGGTGGTCGATGGCTATGGCCGAATGGTGGTCACTTCAGTTGGAATGAACACAACATGGGGACAAATGATGAGCCAACTCAGTCGTGATTCCAACGAGCAAACTCCATTACAAGCTCGGCTCAACAAGCTCACATCTTCAATAGGCAAGGTTGGTCTGGCAGTTGctttcattgttcttgttgtCTTGTTTGTTAGATACTTCACAGGGACAACAAAAGATGAGAATGGAAATCAGGAATTCATTGGCGGCAAGACCAAGTTCGATGACATTTTGAATTCTTCAGTGGAATTTATAGCAGCTGCTGTCACCATTGTTGTGGTTGCTATACCAGAAGGATTGCCATTAGCCGTGACACTAACTCTCGCTTATTCAATGAAGAGAATGATGGCTGATAAAGCAATGGTGAGGAAGCTCTCTGCTTGCGAAACCATGGGCTCAGCCACCACCATTTGTACAGACAAAACAGGTACTCTGACCATGAACCAAATGAAAGTCACAAAGTTTTGGCTTGGCAAGGAATCTACGGAACAATTAGGAGCTTATTCTTCAGTTGCTCCGTATGTTATAGAATTGTTCAGAGAGGGAATTGCTCTGAATACTACAGGTAGTGTATACAGGCCAAGTTTTGGAATGGAATATGAAATCACAGGTAGTCCAACAGAGAAAGCAATTCTTTCATGGGCAGTTGAGGATTTGAATATGGATATGGAGGAAATTACAAGGAAATGTTCAATTCTTCATGTTGAGGCTTTCAATTCACAGAAAAAAAGAAGTGGGGTTTTATTGAAGAGGAAAATTGACGGCTCTGTTCAGGTTCATTGGAAAGGAGCAGCAGAGATGATTCTAGCAATGTGTTCGAGTTATTACGATGCTTCTGGAATCATCAAGGATCTAGATGATAATCAGAAATCCGAATTCCAGCAAATCATTCAAGGTATGGCGGCGAGCAGTCTCCGGTGCATAGCTTTCGCACACAACAGGGTTCAGACACAGGAGGTTCAGGATTCTGATGCACCTAAATCTTTGAAAGAAGAAGGTTTAGTCCTTTTAGGACTTGTGGGTATTAAAGATCCATGTCGTCCAGGGGTGAAGAGGGCTGTGGAAGATTGCCAGTATGCCGGAGTTAACGTCAAGATGATCACCGGCGACAATGTTTTCACCGCGAAAGCCATAGCTACAGAGTGTGGAATACTTAGACCAGGGCAGGACACGAAAGAAGCTGTAATAGAAGGAGAGAAATTTCGAAACTACACagaagaagagagaatggagaaaGTTGACAAAATCTGCGTCATGgcaagatcatctccattcgatAAACTACTCATGGTTCAATGTCTGAAACGAAAAGGCCACGTCGTCGGGGTCACCGGAGATGGCACGAATGATGCACCGGCATTGAAAGAAGCTGACATAGGACTCTCAATGGGAATCCAAGGCACAGAAGTTGCAAAGGAAAGCTCAGATATTGTCATCTTGGATGATAATTTTGCTTCAGTAGCAACGGTTCTCAAATGGGGTCGATGTGTCTATAACAACATTCAGAAATTCATTCAGTTTCAACTCACTGTGAATGTTGCTGCTCTTGTGATCAATTTCGTCGCCGCCGTTTCCGCCGGCAAAGTTCCATTAACGGCGGTCCAATTGTTGTGGGTGAATTTGATCATGGACACATTAGGTGCTCTGGCTCTAGCAACAGAGAGGCCTACCAAGGAACTCATGGATAAACCTCCGGTGGGTAGGACTGCGCCTCTTATCACCAACATCATGTGGAGAAATCTTTTGCCCCAAGCTCTGTATCAGATTTCTGTGCTTCTGATATTGCAGTTCAAGGGAAAATCAATCTTCGGGGTAGATGAGAAGGTAAAAGACACTTTGATCTTCAACACTTTCGTGCTCTGccaagtttttttaattaatcatcTTAGATCTATTAGGAAGACTGGTGACAaccattttttttcaattaatcatCTTAGATCTAACAGCCATTAG